The genomic segment AAGGTATTCTGACTTGGTAATTCATCGTATTTTAAAGAGTAAAAAATTACCAAAAAACATAGATGATATTTGTACTCATATTTCAGAACAAGAAAGAAAAATAGATAAACTTGTTTGGGATTTTGAAGATAGAAAATATGCAAGATGGGCAAAAGAGAATATTGATGGTGAAATTAAAGTAAAAATAGTTGATATTGAAAGAGCAAAGGCTGTTTGTTATGAAAACATGATTGGATTAAAAGTAACTATAGAAAATTATAAGGGGCAAAAACTATTTTCAAAACATAAAGTAAAAATAGTTTCAAGTAATTTAGCAACTAAATTAATAGTTGCTAAAATATTATAAATTAATACACTTATTTAAAGATGCTAAATAAGGTTCAACTTTTTCGCTTGTAACATATTGACCAACTAGTTTCTCTTTTTCATTTATGAAAATTGGGGCAACTAGATTAATAATTGAGTGCTCAACAGGCTCTTGAGAAACTAAGATAAAATAAGTAGAGAAGTCATCTTTTGATTTTATTTTTAAAGCCTCTAAAGTTTTATTGTCAATTTGAAAATCAAACGAAACTTTGTTTAAAACATTTATGTTTATGATAGATATTTTAGAACCATCTTCGAACTTTAAAAAAGAAACGAATTCGTCTATTTTCTCTACATCAATTTTTGAAAATTTTTCAAAGCCTAAAATAGGAAGAACAACTTTATACATGATAAACCCCTTAGTAATTAAAATAAGAAAAATTATAATAAAAGTAAACTTAGGGTAATATTTTAACCATGTATAAAAGTGAATTTGATAAATATTTAAAAGCAGATAAAAGATTTAGTTCTTATATGTTTTATGGTCAATCAACGTTTTTAGTTGAGCAATATGCATATTTAGTCTCAAAAATAATAGCAAAAGATGAAGAGATAGAAAAACTATATTTTGAAGAGTACAACTTTAAATATGCTAAAGATAGGCTTCTTCAGTCATCTTTATTTTCATCAAATAATGTAGTTTTGATAAAAATAGATAAAAAAATTCCAAAAAAAGAGTTAGATATTTTAGTTGAAGCTGCAAATATAAACAAAGATAGCACACTTATATTAGCTTGTATTGGAGATACTGATTTTAAATCTATGGAGAGTAGTTTTAGTGCTAAACAAAATGCTTGTGCAGTTAGATTTTTTGCATTAATGCCAAATGAAGCTATAGGTTTTTTACAAAATGAGGCAAAGAGATTAAAAATTGATTATGATGAAAATGCTTTGAGTCATCTATATTTTATGCACAGACAAAATATCAGTCTTAGCTCAAATGATTTAAGTAAATTAGCTCTTTTGAATGAAAGAGTAACTACTAAATT from the Aliarcobacter cryaerophilus ATCC 43158 genome contains:
- the fliW gene encoding flagellar assembly protein FliW: MYKVVLPILGFEKFSKIDVEKIDEFVSFLKFEDGSKISIININVLNKVSFDFQIDNKTLEALKIKSKDDFSTYFILVSQEPVEHSIINLVAPIFINEKEKLVGQYVTSEKVEPYLASLNKCINL
- the holA gene encoding DNA polymerase III subunit delta, with the translated sequence MYKSEFDKYLKADKRFSSYMFYGQSTFLVEQYAYLVSKIIAKDEEIEKLYFEEYNFKYAKDRLLQSSLFSSNNVVLIKIDKKIPKKELDILVEAANINKDSTLILACIGDTDFKSMESSFSAKQNACAVRFFALMPNEAIGFLQNEAKRLKIDYDENALSHLYFMHRQNISLSSNDLSKLALLNERVTTKLVDLHCFGVGSVNFDDFLHDLIASKDISDDLTLLLEEGLNEVFILNQISSFIQQLFMISSHARIYAVVNPIEVLGYNPPKNIWEKKSKLAINIKPKQFLDMLEYILNLELAIKTEKIDNINLYLQASLRKFIVSFR